The sequence below is a genomic window from Desulfobulbus oligotrophicus.
GAGTGGAGAAGGGGCTGTGCAATCTGCTCGGGGGCGGCTTCTACCGGATGAAAAATGATGTCATCGGTAAAAACGAAACTGTCTTGGCGGTTGCCGAACAGGGTGTTGACCGCCTGCACCATGGGTGCTGTGGCCCGGTAGTTGGTTGTCATGGTGATGCGGTTGTTTTGCGGTGTTTCACGGCGGGCCTGCATGTAGGTGAAGATGTCGGCGCCGCGGAAGGCATAAATCGCCTGTTTGGGATCACCGATGAGGAACAGGCAGCAGGTGCGGTCACGGCGGTAGATGTGTGAGAAGATACGGTACTGGACCGGATCGGTATCCTGAAACTCATCGATCAGCGCCGCCGGGTAGCGGCTGCACATCCGTGTTGCCAGCTGTTGGCCGCTTTGCGGCTGTTCCAGGGCTTTGACGAATTGTGTCAGCAGGTCATCGTATCCCAACCAGCGCCGGAGTTGTTTGCGCCGGGTTAATGCAGACTGCAGAAAATTCCGGGCCTCGTGCAGGATTGCCACGGTTTGGAGCTCCTGAAGCTGGGCATGTGCTTGATAGAGCCGGTCAAAAATAGTGAAAAATTCATGGGTTATCATGGTCTGGCATCTTGTCTTCAGCGCCTTTGTCATGGCGGTGTTGCCGAGTTTTTCAATGCCTGGAGGGAGCCGTCGAGGCGGATTGGCCATGGCTGCTAATCCGTTCATAGCGGCCAGGAGTTCCGGCACTCTGTCTGAGAGGCGATATGTTTTTTCGTTACGCTGCAGGTCAGGATGGGTTTCGAGAATATTTTGCACTGCCTCGGCATGCAGCTGCCAGCTCCGCCGAACCTCAGCAAACAACACCTCTACCCGGGGAATCAGGTCGTTGATCTTCTGCTGATCAACCACAGGAGTCAGGTCGCAGTGCAAGGTGACGGTTCTGCCCAGTGCCCGGAGCAGACCGGCGGGGTCCTGCCATAGGGAGGCGGCCCAGCCGGCCTCATCTGAATCAGCCCCGTAGAAACGGTTCCGCCAGAAATCTTCCATAACCTGCATTCGCAGTGTCTCTTCTGTTTCCAGGAGCTCGAATTCAAAGAGCGAGCCGGCTTCAAAGGCATGCTCCTGAAGAGCACGCTGACAAAATCCATGGATGGTGTGGATGGCTGTCTCATCTATCCGCACCAGGGCATCGGCAAGCCGGACCCGACATTGTTCCGGGGGGAGCGAGTGCAGCAGGGCCACTAGCACGGGTTCTGCTACCTGTTGATGATCAAGGTATGCAAGGGCCTGGCGCAGGCGAGCACGAATGCGGTCACGCAGCTCGCTGGTAGCTGCCCGGGTAAAGGTGACCACCAGAATCTGATCAACCGCCAGACCACGCTCAAGCAGCAGACGAAGAAACAGGAGCGACAGGGTATATGTTTTGCCGGTACCGGCGCTGGCTTCAATCAGACGGGTGCCGTGCAGGGGGAGGGTCAGTGGGTCAAGCGGCTGCATCAGCATCGACCTCCAGATGGGCAAGGAGAGTGGTATACAGATCTGTTAGTTCGAGAAACTCCGTGTTCGCTGCAAAGCTCAGCTGTTCAAAGCAGAGACGGTGGGCCGGATCACTGCCTTCACCGGCCATCAGAAAGCCGTCTTCCCAGGTCTGTCGCGCTGCCTGCTCCGGATTCTTCTTGTCACGCTTTGCCCTGGCCCAGGCCAGGCTGGTTTCAGCAAAAAAGGGGAGCGGCTGCGACAGGCCCCGTTGGTAGCGCTCAAGCAGCCAGAGCAGATGCTGTTCAGGATCGGGTACGGTTCCCAGAGTTGACCGATGAACCGGACTGGTGCTGCTCTTGGGGTGACGACTTAAGTGGATAGAGACAGGAGGCATACTGTCCGGGCAGAGCAGGTTGAGGAGAAGATGCGGGATCCACAGGGCCAGGAGATCACGGCCTGCTGCATGACCGGTTCTCCAGACGACCCGGCCCCCGGCAAAACAGTTGTCGAGTCGGCCGCTCACCCGATACGAACCTATTGTGACATCTATTTCCAGGGGCAGCAGCGGCCGGGAGAGGAGTGGTTCTGCCGCGGTGCTGAAGGAGATGCTCTCCCCGGCAATCTGTTCAAAGCTGATTTGGCCGAAGTTGCCGTGGGGCAGCTGCCCGGCAGAGGTCAGGATCTCGTTGATTCTGGTAAGCGGTACACCGGCCAGCAGATCTGTTACGGTTGCTTGACGCAGATGATAGTTTTGTAAGTTGTTCAGAGAAAAAGGCTCGCTTTCTGCGATCTCCACCTCTCTGTTTCGAAGACGCAGGCCAAGGATGTGTTCGAGGAAAAAACGGCAGGGATGCTGCCAGAATCGAATCAGCTGCTGCAGGGAGACGTCATGCCACTTTGTATCCGGTTCAGGCAGAGGCGAGGTAAGAAAGGGTATGGCACCATGTTCCTCTGCAGCCGGCAACCAGGCCGGGTTGTAGCCGGCAATGGCCGGGTTGCCGGCAAAACAGTGATAACTGAACGGTTGAACCGGGTGAATGGTGGTCAGGTGGTCGGCAATCCCGGTCGATTCGGGCAGAACACAGCTCTGGTCGAGATAATCCATGAGCTCGACCAGAACTGTCGAGGGGGGCAGAAGGGTTTCATCGCGAAGGTTGCCGCCGACCCAGGAAAGGTACAGCACATGGCGAGCGGAGAGCAGTGCTTCAAGAAAAAGATAACGATCGTCCTGGCGACGATTACGATCCCCCAGGCGTGGTTCTTTGGCGATCAGGTCAAAGGCAGGGGGGTGCTGAGAACGCGGAAACGATTGGTCGTTCATGCCCAGCAGGCAGAGAACACGAAAAGGAACAGAGCGCATGGGTACCATGTTGCAGAAGGTGAGCTTGCCGCTGAGAAAGGTATGCCCGCCGCTGGTCTGGCTCAGCAGGGTTTTGAGATGCTGGGCAACAACGGCAAAGGAAAGCGGGGTATGGTACCCGGCGGCCTGACAGTCCTCATGCAGACTGCTGATGCTTGTCTGAAGCATCAACAGCCCTTCCTCGTCTTCTTCACTGGGTGCGAAGAGGGATTCGAGCAGTTTCAGGAGATCATCGGTCCACTGTGCGGCTGGACGTGGAGCATGCAGCATCCGGCGCCAGTGCGCCAGCGTTGTCACCAGGGTTGCAAAACCACCAAGATCTTCAGCATGACCGGCGGTCAGGATAGCATAGGGGAGAATACCCGCCTGGGATTCCTGACAGTTTCCCATCAGGTAGCCAAGCACCAGCCGGTCCAGCCCGAACTGCCAGCTGTGAAGGTGGCCACCCTGCACCGCAAGGTCGTGCCGGTGTGCCTCGTCCAGCCCCCAACGGATCCCCGATCCACTCACCCAGTCGTGGAAGAGGGGCAGGAGTGTTGAGTCCAGGGAGAACCGGCGGAGTAAGGCAGCAGTTTCACAGAGAGCTAAAACATCCGGAGCTGTGAAACGACCGACAAACAGATCGAGTACGTCCAGGAAACAACGGACCAGCGGGGACGCATTATCCGGCGATTGATCCGCAATCGACCAGGGAATGTGGTGTTCGCGGCCGGTCTCGTTGAAGACTCCGGCAATGGCGTCGGCGTAAAGCTGGATGTCAGGCGCGCAGACTAAAATATCACCAGGGGTGAGATCCGGATAATGCAGCATGAGATCGAGCAGACGGTCATGCAGCACCTGGATTTCACGAAAGGGTGAGGCACAGCAGTGGAACTGCAGTGAACGGTCATCAGGATCAAGGTGATACCGTCCATGTTCGCCTGACGTCCGGTCATGCAGGTCAAGAATGTCGTTGCGCAGTACAGCCAGCAGATGGCCCTGTTCATCTTCAAGGTGCAGATCTACGCTTTGTATATCGTCCAGTGCCAGGAGCTGTTCGAAAAAATCCTGCCCTGTTTTTCCAAGTGATGCCAATAACGGATGACCCTGTTCAAGGTAGGTATCGGCGGTGGAGGACAGCTGCTGACGGGCGCGCAGACCGGCCTGATGCCGCGCCGGCATTATATCCCCCCAGTACTGCCGACAGGGGCTGAGATGATAACAGTGCACCGCGGTCAGCTGACCGAGGCGGGCAAAGATATCGAGATAGACAGGGGCCAGGGAGTTGAGTCCGAACAGATGGTAACGGGGTAGAAGTTTCCGGTTTTCGTTGTCTGTCGCATTCAGAAGTTGCTGCACCTGTCTGCCCAGATACGCACGCTGAGGGAAGGTGTCGGCTGTCAGAGCCTGCCAGAGAACCGCCTGCCAGTGATCGCCTTGAACCTGTTGCCACTGATCCAGCATTTCCGGTCGGTACACCTGATACTGGTCAATGATATCACTGATCCGGCCGGCAAGCTGATAGAGTTTTTCGCCACTGTCATCATCTGTAAGATAGGTTGTGATCTCCCCGAATTTCGGATGGGTGAGAAACGATGGGAGCAAACCCGCGATTCGCCAGCGCAGTACAGACTTTTTAAACAGATCTTCAGTCGGTGTTGCGCCGGTAAGGTCCTGCAAAACTGTCCAGATCAAACGAGCAGGCAGGGGAAAGCGCAGGTTGGCAGCTATCCCGTCGGCAAAAGCCAACTGTTGGGATATCCATTGGGCCATGCCCTGGTGTTGAACAACGATAACTTCGGGTATGAATGGATCGGACGGAGTGTCCTGCAGAATGGTGCGAAGGTGCAGCGCTAAAATTTCCAGCTGGTTGGATTGGTAGAGAAACACGGATCACTCCAAAAGCGGGGAATAATGTGATAGAAACATTAATCCGCAATAATGATTTTTATTCCTAGGGATCGAGCCGGGACCTGCTGTATTATTTTATAGGGCCTTTCA
It includes:
- the recC gene encoding exodeoxyribonuclease V subunit gamma, whose amino-acid sequence is MFLYQSNQLEILALHLRTILQDTPSDPFIPEVIVVQHQGMAQWISQQLAFADGIAANLRFPLPARLIWTVLQDLTGATPTEDLFKKSVLRWRIAGLLPSFLTHPKFGEITTYLTDDDSGEKLYQLAGRISDIIDQYQVYRPEMLDQWQQVQGDHWQAVLWQALTADTFPQRAYLGRQVQQLLNATDNENRKLLPRYHLFGLNSLAPVYLDIFARLGQLTAVHCYHLSPCRQYWGDIMPARHQAGLRARQQLSSTADTYLEQGHPLLASLGKTGQDFFEQLLALDDIQSVDLHLEDEQGHLLAVLRNDILDLHDRTSGEHGRYHLDPDDRSLQFHCCASPFREIQVLHDRLLDLMLHYPDLTPGDILVCAPDIQLYADAIAGVFNETGREHHIPWSIADQSPDNASPLVRCFLDVLDLFVGRFTAPDVLALCETAALLRRFSLDSTLLPLFHDWVSGSGIRWGLDEAHRHDLAVQGGHLHSWQFGLDRLVLGYLMGNCQESQAGILPYAILTAGHAEDLGGFATLVTTLAHWRRMLHAPRPAAQWTDDLLKLLESLFAPSEEDEEGLLMLQTSISSLHEDCQAAGYHTPLSFAVVAQHLKTLLSQTSGGHTFLSGKLTFCNMVPMRSVPFRVLCLLGMNDQSFPRSQHPPAFDLIAKEPRLGDRNRRQDDRYLFLEALLSARHVLYLSWVGGNLRDETLLPPSTVLVELMDYLDQSCVLPESTGIADHLTTIHPVQPFSYHCFAGNPAIAGYNPAWLPAAEEHGAIPFLTSPLPEPDTKWHDVSLQQLIRFWQHPCRFFLEHILGLRLRNREVEIAESEPFSLNNLQNYHLRQATVTDLLAGVPLTRINEILTSAGQLPHGNFGQISFEQIAGESISFSTAAEPLLSRPLLPLEIDVTIGSYRVSGRLDNCFAGGRVVWRTGHAAGRDLLALWIPHLLLNLLCPDSMPPVSIHLSRHPKSSTSPVHRSTLGTVPDPEQHLLWLLERYQRGLSQPLPFFAETSLAWARAKRDKKNPEQAARQTWEDGFLMAGEGSDPAHRLCFEQLSFAANTEFLELTDLYTTLLAHLEVDADAAA